From the genome of Colletotrichum higginsianum IMI 349063 chromosome 4, whole genome shotgun sequence, one region includes:
- a CDS encoding Pfs domain-containing protein encodes MNVHTPPNHRNDFEVAMICALPLEYDAATLIFDEFWDEDGDHLGRAVGDNNTYATGRIGCHNVVLALLPNMGKVGAAGTTAALRSSFPRARLAVLTGICGGVPYHGDGIEVCLGDVIISRTVVQYDLGRQYPGKFVRKDTIHDNLSRPNHDIRSLLDTFQTEFGLARLQRGALSALNSIQSNATETGRRTSYHPPALVEDHLFKPTYLHVHRDRSNCDCSATEACEVAESASCDEISCDYQHSIPRKRLGSLQKQVTRVFVGDVASGDTVMKSGEHRDNLAKELGVIALEMEGAGVWDQIPCIVVKGVCDYADSHKNKVWQPFAAAAAASVTKALLSRYTQTDKPESSRAVEKDGTDAAAPRSANSGAGQQFNNTGSGTQNNNSGDGRQYNAQTMNFKD; translated from the coding sequence ATGAACGTGCACACTCCTCCGAATCACCGCAACGACTTTGAGGTCGCAATGATCTGTGCGTTGCCTCTTGAGTACGATGCTGCAACGTTGATATTCGACGAGTTCTGGGATGAAGACGGTGATCATCTCGGACGGGCGGTGGGAGACAACAACACCTATGCAACTGGTCGGATCGGATGCCATAACGTGGTGCTAGCTCTGCTCCCAAACATGGGCAAGGTGGGCGCAGCCGGCACAACCGCCGCCCTTCGATCTAGTTTTCCAAGAGCCAGACTCGCCGTCCTGACCGGAATATGCGGCGGTGTGCCCTATCATGGGGACGGCATCGAAGTCTGTCTCGGAGACGTCATCATCAGTCGAACGGTTGTCCAGTATGACCTTGGCAGGCAGTATCCTGGCAAGTTCGTCCGAAAGGACACCATCCACGACAACCTAAGCCGACCCAACCACGACATTCGCTCTTTGCTCGATACGTTCCAGACGGAATTTGGCCTCGCTCGGCTCCAGCGCGGAGCACTGAGTGCTCTGAACTCCATTCAATCCAATGCCACCGAGACAGGCCGTCGAACGAGTTACCATCCTCCGGCGCTGGTCGAGGACCATCTCTTCAAACCAACGTACCTACACGTCCATCGGGACAGATCAAATTGCGACTGCAGCGCGACCGAGGCCTGTGAGGTCGCTGAAAGCGCGTCCTGCGACGAGATCTCATGTGATTATCAACACTCGATACCCAGGAAGCGTCTTGGAAGCTTGCAGAAACAGGTCACCAGAGTGTTTGTGGGAGACGTCGCCTCAGGCGACACCGTGATGAAATCCGGCGAGCATCGCGATAACCTCGCCAAGGAGCTGGGTGTCATTGCCctggagatggagggcgccggcgtctGGGACCAGATCCCCTGCATCGTCGTGAAGGGGGTTTGCGACTACGCGGACAGCCACAAGAACAAAGTCTGGCAGCCctttgctgctgccgcagcgGCTTCGGTTACCAAGGCTCTTCTGAGTCGCTACACCCAGACCGACAAGCCTGAGAGCTCCCGTGCCGTCGAAAAGGATGGCACAGATGCTGCCGCGCCCAGGTCTGCCAACTCTGGGGCTGGACAGCAGTTCAACAACACGGGCAGCGGTACTCAGAACAACAACAGTGGCGACGGTAGACAGTACAACGCCCAGACGATGAACTTCAAGGATTAG